Proteins encoded together in one Anopheles darlingi chromosome 3, idAnoDarlMG_H_01, whole genome shotgun sequence window:
- the LOC125953384 gene encoding phosphatidylinositol 4-kinase alpha isoform X2, giving the protein MVGNERFSFQKTVQCLARVLAMIKPTPWEKVQTLFRYCPQENAAGVFCLDSRAQDAVIALGLYFLESGYQYSKEIIPYLLRLAKALPKAVWIDDVKSNKIDKIPTAEKFSFCLNSLLSDIASGCPEHRDEIILNQVEVLTVLTSMIKGSKESNTLPPIILCKATVPLLLGLGRSMGRYAQGEPPLLCRLFPKDEILVVKSAETPLCMADAKDSITGVSQFRSIIPRSMSGSLTIDSTSETEKSSSSNSRKKLSSFYSVPYDPTTYFFAKYGSSFNQFPNMRFCESQEKHDRLQFPINHLQTIFALAKKLLTKETLEHLDEQAGDMYALNQIKPYGYKSFSETINLVMVTLLREILQNQSDLPTPFTKDVQEFVKRLFLIGQTELQNKQHDAIDRVRDPSNIVVNKYKINVMANAACVDLLVWAIGDETEADKLCSRLYQKLNSVLGHKVVMDHMPLLMVCLEGLGKLAQKFPNIAGTSISYLRDFLVDPSPILTKLHMQSQAQTKKDKENAPFRIVVQGSDFKAFDHATKPRGLTKSSQEAFEALRDAAIENLSIALRAAHALDQYCVPALVANVSNRLFTAEKQESESSLVSLNIIVMLGHVAVALKDTPKTTNNILQFFIQRFCKVPSEQNVLIVDQLGCMIISKCEPAVFEEIMKMFSRVTVQAASLAYSTNPEQRKSYHHVSDAVVNALANIAANIQGELEMLDLLGKLLELFVQIGLEAERSSDSTSGAQKASSSAGNLGMLIPVIAVLVRRLPPIKNPKQRLHKLFKDFWLYCVVMGFTNSRLWPSDWYQGVQQIAAKSPLLISQTAHRSEMRELNYTSAIRSGSVSLMELRQQILLLLDHPPADITACINKLTFAQCAYLLSVYWLEMLRVENASEPSLEPIISYLCDNALLKDKYGMWQCVRCIGDQVFEKFRSVLLAQDAVREKVLESQAMLLLVYFNHIQSQIQMVADQYLSQLVDKFPHLLWNRKVLWCMLDVLQLLAFSLTLDPNEETPTLRVASTPYTLQLMDSLPARESRVKDFADRCQGIVNEAMKWAPKSTRSHLQEYPNQVPSTALSNHSGLALAVDSILHTWVTNASTTTTGTTSRRPHCVNSDTSKFVSVLCLRSKYAGEISGLLSVLEDEEKRGLADRLVREIWAACEEKSDARHRGALWRATAYLILCSSANRKLLHAISSSQVLLFTESAMETAVECWQWILTARQDLELCFIQEMVAAWQTTFDKRMGLFAEENDVTSPLAAYDGCKLVPKPLVVAPHHIWLQLLSEMVDTAKYCNRDKVEMFCMLLHRCLPFSRDFKQNRHISTVGCRFRLLQCGLSLLQGNTIPKSLARNILRERIYANALDYFCGPPMCPSQSREALLEDIATLLKFWQTMRSEKKHLVASEVSDYELHVATSTNLSVQKISLDAVSLAGSEVARSTSSGNAGWYNTIPHSTSTLSKRSARIKRPPYPKDAYDKDYMKKRNLILELLAVEIEFMSIWANPLSSPELQIPGEESVAEWRARPLKLNVWRDFTRLAWSYNPALAIFLPQRIRNAETIEDEVTRLVCSDPMAAVHIPEALKYLVTTRTVLNESPELVYMLTWAHVNPIQALSYFSRQYPSHPLTAQYAVKTLNSYPAEAVLPYIPQLVQALRHDTMGYVTELIKHISKRSQIVGHQLIWNMQTNMFIDEEMHHRDSLYDALEALSQNIISSLSGPAKRFYEREFDFFGKITAVSGEIRSFPKGQARKKACLEALSRIKVQSGCYLPSNPEAMVLDIDYNSGTPMQSAAKAPYLARFRVQRCGIMELETMAMEVSNSAATNESGHAIIDGPRLNSLGPEAWQAAIFKVGDDVRQDMLALQVISIFKNVFQQVGLELYLFPYRVVATAPGCGVIECVPNAKSRDQLGRQTDFGLYEYFLHQYGDESSKEFQSARSNFVKSMAAYSVIGYLLQIKDRHNGNIMIDKDGHIIHIDFGFMFESSPGGNIGFEPDLKLTDEMVMVMGGKMEAAPFKWFCDLCVQSFLAIRPYQDAIVTLVSLMLDTGLPCFRGQTITLLKQRFVPTKNSKEAAAHMLGVIRNSYQNFRTRTYDMIQFYQNQIPY; this is encoded by the exons GTGCAAACGCTGTTCAGGTACTGCCCCCAGGAGAATGCCGCCGGAGTGTTCTGCCTTGATTCACGGGCCCAGGATGCGGTTATCGCGCTCGGGTTGTACTTTCTCGAGAGTGGCTACCAGTATTCGAAGGAAATCATCCCCTACCTTCTGCGGTTGGCCAAGGCGCTACCGAAGGCCGTCTGGATCGATGACGTCAAGTCGAACAAAATCGATA AAATACCGACGGCGGAAAAGTTCAGCTTCTGTCTGAACAGCCTGCTATCGGACATTGCCAGCGGATGTCCGGAGCATCGTGATGAAATCATTCTGAACCAGGTCGAGGTGCTGACGGTGCTGACGAGTATGATCAAGGGTAGCAAGGAGAGCAACACGCTCCCACCGATCATTCTCTGCAAAGCAACGGTCCCGCTACTGCTGGGACTTGGTCGGTCGATGGGCCGGTACGCGCAAGGGGAACCACCGCTGCTCTGCCGGTTATTCCCGAAGGACGAGATTCTGGTGGTGAAATCTGCGGAAACACCACTCTGCATGGCCGATGCCAAGGATAGCATCACCGGTGTCAGTCAATTTCGGTCGATCATACCACGTTCGATGTCCGGTAGTCTGACGATCGACAGTACATCGGAAACGGAGAAGTCGTCCAGCAGCAATAGCCGCAAGAAGCTCAGCTCCTTCTACTCCGTACCGTACGATCCGACGACGTACTTTTTCGCAAAGTATGGCTCCAGCTTCAACCAGTTCCCGAACATGCGCTTCTGCGAGTCGCAAGAGAAGCATGATCGGTTGCAGTTTCCCATCAACCATCTGCAGACAATCTTTGCTCTCGCTAAGAAGCTGCTAACGAAGGAAACGCTGGAGCATCTGGATGAACAAGCGGGCGATATGTATGCCCTGAACCAGATTAAACCTTACGGCTATAAGAGCTTTTCGGAGACGATCAATCTGGTCATGGTGACGTTGTTACGGGAAATACTTCAAAATCAATCCG ATCTACCGACACCGTTTACCAAGGATGTGCAGGAGTTTGTGAAGCGACTGTTTCTGATCGGTCAAACGGAACTGCAGAACAAACAGcacgacgcgatcgatcgagtacgCGATCCATCCAACATTGTCGTCAACAAGTACAAGATCAACGTGATGGCTAACGCGGCTTGCGTTGATCTGCTCGTATGGGCTATAGGAGATGAAACAG AGGCCGACAAGCTGTGCAGTCGCCTGTACCAGAAGCTCAACTCGGTGTTAGGCCACAAAGTAGTGATGGATCATATGCCATTGCTAATGGTTTGCTTGGAG GGTTTGGGGAAGTTGGCCCAAAAGTTCCCAAACATTGCAGGAACATCGATATCTTATCTGCGAGACTTTCTTGTCGATCCCAGCCCCATCCTCACGAAACTACACATGCAATCACAGGCACAAACGAAGAAAGACAAAGAAAATGCACCGTTCCGCATCGTTG TGCAAGGATCCGACTTTAAGGCATTCGATCATGCGACGAAACCACGCGGACTTACCAAGTCCTCACAAGAGGCGTTTGAGGCGCTACGTGATGCAGCTATCGAGAACCTAAGCATTGCGCTGCGGGCGGCCCATGCCCTGGACCAATATTGCGTACCGGCGCTCGTAGCGAACGTTTCAAATCGACTGTTTACGGCGGAAAAGCAGGAAAGCGAATCCAGTCTCGTTTCGCttaacatcatcgtcatgttgGGTCACGTGGCGGTCGCCCTGAAGGATACACCCAAGACGACCAACAACATACTGCAGTTCTTCATTCAGCGCTTCTGTAAGGTACCGTCGGAGCAGAATGTGCTGATCGTTGATCAGCTCGGCTGTATGATCATCTCCAAGTGCGAACCGGCGGTGTTCGAGGAAATCATGAAGATGTTCTCGCGCGTTACCGTACAGGCGGCGTCACTCGCTTACTCCACGAATCCGGAGCAAAG GAAATCCTACCACCACGTCTCGGATGCGGTGGTAAACGCGTTAGCCAACATTGCCGCCAACATACAGGGCGAACTGGAGATGTTGGATCTGCTCGGCAAGCTGTTAGAGTTGTTTGTCCAGATCGGACTGGAAGCGGAACGATCCTCAGACAGCACTTCCGGTGCACAGAAGGCTAGTTCAAGTGCCGGCAACTTGGGAATGCTTATCCCGGTGATAGCG GTGCTTGTTCGACGACTTCCACCGATTAAAAACCCCAAGCAACGGCTCCACAAGCTGTTCAAGGACTTTTGGCTGTACTGCGTCGTGATGGGATTCACTAACTCGCGGCTTTGGCCATCCGATTGGTATCAGGGTGTACAGCAGATAGCGGCCAAATCTCCGCTTTTAATTTCCCAAACCGCCCATCGGTCGGAGATGCGTGAGCTGAACTATACCTCCGCCATTCGCTCCGGGAGCGTCAGCTTGATGGAGCTTCGGCAGCAGATACTGCTCCTACTTGATCATCCACCGGCCGATATTACCGCATGCATTAACAAGCTCACCTTTGCCCAGTGTGCGTATCTGCTGAGCGTTTACTGGCTCGAGATGCTGCGTGTCGAGAACGCTTCGGAGCCAAGCCTCGAACCGATCATCAGCTATCTCTGTGACAATGCGCTGCTGAAGGACAAGTACGGTATGTGGCAGTGCGTACGGTGTATCGGCGATCAGGTGTTTGAGAAGTTCCGCAGCGTCCTGCTAGCACAGGATGCCGTTCGAGAGAAAGTCCTGGAATCGCAGgcaatgctgttgctggtgtacTTCAACCACATCCAATCGCAGATCCAAATGGTGGCCGATCAATATCTGTCACAGCTGGTCGACAAGTTTCCCCATTTGCTGTGGAACCGGAAAGTGCTCTGGTGCATGCTGGATGTACTGCAGCTACTAGCGTTCTCGCTAACGCTCGATCCGAACGAGGAAACGCCAACGCTGCGTGTCGCGTCAACGCCCTACACGCTGCAGCTGATGGATAGTTTGCCGGCACGCGAAAGCCGCGTGAAGGATTTTGCCGATCGTTGCCAGGGCATCGTGAATGAGGCCATGAAATGGGCCCCCAAATCTACCCGTAGCCATCTGCAGGAGTACCCGAATCAGGTTCCGTCGACGGCACTCTCCAACCACAGTGGGCTTGCGCTAGCCGTAGACTCGATTCTGCATACGTGGGTCACGAATGcgagtacgacgacgacgggcacAACGAGCCGTCGGCCACACTGCGTTAACAGCGATACGTCAAAGTTCGTATCGGTGCTTTGCCTGCGCAGCAAATACGCAGGCGAGATCTCCGGCTTGCTTTCCGTGctggaggatgaggagaagcGTGGTCTGGCCGATCGATTGGTGCGCGAAATATGGGCCGCCTGTGAGGAGAAAAGCGATGCCCGGCATCGCGGTGCACTGTGGCGTGCGACCGCCTATTTAATTCTATGCTCCAGTGCCAACCGGAAGCTACTGCATGCGATCTCGTCCTCGCAGGTGCTGCTCTTTACCGAGTCCGCCATGGAGACGGCGGTCGAGTGCTGGCAGTGGATCCTTACGGCACGGCAGGATCTCGAGCTGTGCTTCATCCAGGAGATGGTGGCCGCCTGGCAGACTACGTTCGACAAGCGGATGGGACTGTTCGCAGAGGAGAACGATGTGACGAGCCCACTGGCAGCGTACGACGGTTGTAAGCTGGTGCCAAAACCGCTGGTAGTGGCGCCGCACCACATTTGGCTGCAGTTGCTCTCCGAGATGGTGGACACCGCCAAGTACTGCAATCGGGACAAGGTGGAGATGTTctgtatgctgctgcatcggtgTCTACCGTTTAGCCGAGATTTCAAGCAAAACCGCCATATCTCGACCGTTGGCTGtcggttccggttgctgcagtGTGGTCTGTCGCTGCTACAGGGCAACACGATCCCTAAATCGCTTGCGCGAAACATTCTTCGTGAGCGGATCTATGCCAATGCGCTGGATTACTTCTGTGGTCCACCGATGTGCCCAAGTCAATCGAGGGAAGCGCTGCTCGAGGATATCGCGACGCTGCTCAAGTTCTGGCAGACGATGCGGAGCGAAAAGAAGCATCTGGTAGCGTCGGAGGTGAGCGATTATGAGCTGCACGTAGCCACATCGACCAATCTCTCCGTTCAGAAGATATCGCTCGATGCGGTTTCGTTGGCTGGTAGCGAGGTAGCGCGATCGACGAGCAGTGGTAATGCCGGTTGGTACAACACGATCCCACATTCGACCTCGACACTGTCGAAACGATCGGCCCGTATCAAGCGGCCACCTTATCCCAAAGATGCGTACGATAAGGATTATATGAAGAAGCGAAACCTTATCCTTGAGTTGCTGGCCGTCGAGATCGAATTCATGTCGATCTGGGCTAATCCACTGTCCTCGCCGGAGCTACAGATACCCGGTGAGGAATCGGTGGCCGAATGGCGGGCGCGCCCACTGAAGCTAAACGTTTGGCGTGACTTTACGCGGCTCGCATGGTCCTACAATCCGGCGTTGGCAATCTTTTTGCCGCAACGCATACGCAACGCGGAGACGATCGAAGACGAGGTGACGAGGCTCGTctgctccgatccgatggctGCCGTGCACATTCCCGAGGCGCTGAAGTATCTCGTCACCACGAGAACCGTGCTGAACGAGTCGCCAGAGCTGGTGTACATGCTGACGTGGGCCCACGTTAATCCGATACAGGCCCTGTCGTACTTTTCGCGCCAATATCCATCCCATCCATTGACGGCACAGTACGCAGTGAAGACACTGAACTCGTACCCCGCCGAAGCGGTACTGCCCTACATTCCGCAGCTGGTGCAAGCTCTTCGTCACGATACG ATGGGTTATGTGACGGAGTTGATCAAGCACATTTCGAAACGCTCCCAGATCGTTGGTCATCAGCTGATCTGGAACATGCAAACCAACATGTTCATCGACGAGGAAATGCATCATCGTGACT CTCTGTACGATGCGCTCGAGGCTCTATCGCAGAATATCATCTCCTCCCTGTCCGGTCCGGCGAAACGATTCTACGAGCGGGAGTTTGATTTCTTCGGCAAAATAACGGCCGTCAGCGGTGAGATTCGCTCGTTCCCGAAGGGACAGGCACGGAAGAAGGCTTGCCTAGAGGCGCTCAGCCGTATCAAGGTGCAGTCCGGTTGCTATCTACCCTCGAACCCGGAAGCGATGGTACTCGATATCGATTACAACAGTGGCACACCGATGCAGAGTGCGGCCAAGGCGCCGTATCTGGCGCGGTTCCGCGTACAACGTTGCGGTATCATGGAGCTGGAAACGATGGCAATGGAGGTGTCCAACAGTGCTGCTACCAACGAATCGGGACATGCGATCATCGATGGACCACGGTTGAATTCGCTCGGTCCGGAAGCATGGCAGGCGGCCATCTTTAAGGTTGGCGACGATGTACGCCAGGACATGCTGGCCCTGCAGGTGATCTCGATCTTCAAGAACGTGTTCCAGCAGGTTGGGCTTGAGCTGTACCTATTTCCGTATCGTGTAGTCGCTACGGCACCAGGG TGTGGTGTGATCGAGTGTGTACCGAATGCGAAGTCGCGTGATCAACTCGGTCGCCAGACAGACTTTGGATTGTACGAGTACTTCCTGCATCAGTATGGCGACGAATCGTCGAAGGAGTTCCAATCGGCACGCAGTAATTTCGTCAAATCGATGGCCGCCTACTCGGTGATCGGGTACTTGCTGCAGATCAAGGATCGCCACAATGGCAACATTATGATCGATAAGGATGGCCACATCATTCATATAG ATTTTGGCTTCATGTTCGAATCATCGCCTGGTGGTAACATTGGTTTCGAGCCGGATCTGAAGCTCACGGacgagatggtgatggtgatgggtggAAAGATGGAGGCGGCACCTTTCAAGTGGTTCTGCGATCTGTGCGTCCAATCGTTCCTCGCCATTCGTCCCTATCAGGACGCGATCGTTACGCTCGTGTCGCTCATGCTCGACACTGGTCTACCATGTTTCCGTGGGCAGACGATCACTCTGCTGAAGCAAAGGTTTGTGCCAACGAAAAACAGCAAAGAGGCGGCAGCTCACATGCTCGGGGTGATACGCAATTCGTATCAGAACTTCCGCACGCGAACCTACGACATGATTCAATTTTATCAGAACCAAATTCCTTATTAA